One Paenibacillus sp. FSL W8-0186 genomic window carries:
- a CDS encoding sensor histidine kinase, protein MKKPSLLPFLYGMILLPGFLHIFLLPNPPYDRYVIHMLALFALAVLGRFAKESIHLTAWCLMLIAYSVWLCYIYGGLASLSALAPVFVYSSMPGRFVRISLFGLHSGAIFFTMLSEPLFWRFGVLLFLSLLAGILAYLQLFKTKQDELQQKYDDLRRRHYELNETHRRLMLFSKQVEGAAQAEERTRISRELHDDLGHRLIRVKMMMEAALHVVPADPDKGMALLGQIRDQLSAGLDQLRATVRRLKPPSETTGIQALSLMLEEIGRENGIRTTLSVEGQPYPLYPSLEIILYKNAREALTNALKHGQPGAVEIRLAYGDDEVRMAVSNDGKVPPPHWNNSRTAGLGMSGMRERCQVAGGRLEVEVEPCFTVTTRLPVTHQGDIL, encoded by the coding sequence ATGAAGAAGCCTTCGCTTCTTCCTTTTCTGTACGGGATGATTCTGCTCCCGGGATTTTTACATATTTTCCTGCTGCCAAACCCTCCTTATGACCGGTACGTCATCCATATGCTGGCCTTGTTCGCGTTGGCCGTACTGGGACGCTTCGCGAAGGAGAGCATCCATTTAACGGCTTGGTGCCTTATGCTCATCGCCTATTCAGTATGGCTTTGCTACATTTACGGCGGACTGGCCAGCCTGTCGGCTCTGGCACCGGTGTTCGTCTATTCGTCCATGCCCGGCAGGTTCGTGCGAATCAGTCTGTTTGGGCTTCATTCCGGCGCAATCTTCTTCACAATGCTGTCCGAGCCGCTGTTCTGGAGGTTCGGCGTGCTGCTGTTTCTATCGTTGCTGGCAGGCATTCTCGCCTATCTCCAGTTGTTCAAGACCAAGCAGGACGAGCTCCAGCAAAAATACGATGACCTCCGCAGACGGCATTACGAGCTCAATGAGACCCATCGCCGTTTAATGCTGTTCAGCAAGCAGGTGGAAGGCGCGGCCCAGGCCGAGGAGCGGACGCGAATTTCCAGGGAGCTTCACGATGATCTGGGGCACCGCCTGATCCGTGTGAAAATGATGATGGAAGCCGCACTGCATGTCGTACCTGCTGATCCTGACAAAGGAATGGCCCTGCTTGGGCAAATTCGCGATCAGCTCTCTGCCGGTCTCGACCAGCTGCGTGCCACGGTGCGCCGACTGAAGCCGCCTTCCGAGACGACGGGAATTCAGGCGCTGAGCCTGATGCTGGAGGAAATCGGCCGGGAGAACGGCATCCGGACGACGCTGTCCGTAGAGGGACAGCCTTACCCGTTATATCCAAGCCTGGAGATCATTCTGTATAAAAATGCGCGGGAGGCCCTGACCAATGCGTTAAAGCACGGTCAGCCCGGCGCAGTCGAAATCCGGCTGGCCTACGGGGACGACGAGGTCCGCATGGCCGTCAGCAATGACGGGAAGGTGCCGCCGCCCCACTGGAATAACAGCAGAACGGCTGGCTTAGGGATGTCGGGAATGCGGGAACGATGCCAGGTCGCGGGAGGAAGGCTGGAGGTCGAGGTAGAGCCTTGCTTTACCGTAACGACCCGGCTTCCCGTGACGCATCAAGGAGATATTTTATAA
- a CDS encoding ABC transporter ATP-binding protein, producing MAFVEVNNVVKRYGDKLSVDHLNMTIEAGEIFGLLGPNGAGKSTTMNMIVGLLPMDQGSITVDGIPVKDRPLDVKRRIGLVPQDLALYENMSAVDNVTFFGRLYGLRGGELKERVKEALRFVGLEERAMQLPHTFSGGMKRRLNIACSIVHRPKLIIMDEPTVGIDPQSRNHILESVRELNRMGSTVIYTSHYMEEVASLCDRVAIVDQGHVIACGTEQELRERVAGEEKIVMTASGLGEAVLSELKQHPRITRILENENGLELYTSSSQNELQDILYICAKHDAVIHSVVCEQPTLETLFLNLTGRTLRD from the coding sequence ATGGCATTCGTAGAAGTAAACAATGTCGTAAAAAGATACGGAGACAAATTGTCCGTCGATCACTTGAATATGACCATTGAAGCCGGGGAAATATTCGGGCTCCTCGGCCCAAACGGAGCAGGGAAGAGCACGACCATGAACATGATCGTCGGGCTACTGCCGATGGATCAAGGCAGCATTACAGTCGACGGGATCCCTGTCAAGGACCGGCCGCTCGATGTAAAGCGCAGAATCGGGCTCGTTCCCCAGGACCTGGCTTTATATGAAAATATGTCTGCGGTGGACAATGTAACGTTTTTTGGCCGATTGTACGGCCTGCGGGGAGGGGAGCTGAAGGAGCGGGTGAAGGAAGCGCTGCGGTTTGTCGGTCTGGAGGAGCGGGCCATGCAGCTGCCGCATACGTTCTCCGGAGGGATGAAACGGAGGCTCAATATCGCCTGCTCGATCGTGCACCGCCCGAAGCTGATCATTATGGATGAGCCAACTGTGGGGATCGATCCCCAGTCACGGAATCATATTCTGGAATCGGTGCGTGAATTGAACCGCATGGGTTCGACAGTAATCTATACGAGCCATTACATGGAGGAGGTCGCCTCCTTATGCGATAGGGTAGCGATTGTCGATCAAGGCCATGTCATTGCCTGCGGGACGGAGCAGGAGCTCCGGGAACGGGTCGCCGGCGAGGAGAAAATCGTTATGACGGCCTCTGGTCTAGGGGAGGCGGTATTGTCCGAGCTGAAGCAGCACCCGCGGATCACCCGCATTTTGGAAAATGAGAATGGTCTGGAGCTGTACACGTCTTCTTCACAGAACGAGCTGCAGGATATTCTGTACATTTGCGCCAAGCATGACGCCGTGATTCATTCTGTAGTATGCGAGCAGCCGACGCTAGAGACGCTGTTCCTCAATCTGACCGGGCGTACGCTGCGGGATTAG
- a CDS encoding ABC transporter permease has product MKLWTIAWFELRMLTRTRAVLLNLFLLPMVLIFILGNALSSNFKDEAEASVEQARVLIVEPNTGGAVQGELEVGLGLREFLNSPEIKQRMRIEKTVSREEAVEALTRGEADFGVIIPSDFEERVTGEGSAVGAHSRKRQHEKLRRPDDLPCLFG; this is encoded by the coding sequence GTGAAGCTATGGACAATCGCCTGGTTCGAGCTGCGGATGCTTACGCGGACGCGCGCCGTATTACTGAACTTATTTTTGCTGCCGATGGTGCTTATATTCATTCTGGGCAACGCCCTCTCCAGCAACTTTAAAGACGAGGCAGAAGCTTCGGTTGAGCAGGCCAGGGTTTTGATCGTCGAGCCGAATACCGGGGGAGCTGTACAAGGAGAGCTTGAGGTGGGATTAGGGCTTCGCGAGTTTTTGAACAGCCCGGAAATTAAACAAAGAATGCGGATTGAAAAGACCGTGAGCCGCGAAGAAGCGGTTGAAGCCTTGACCCGGGGCGAAGCAGATTTCGGCGTCATCATTCCATCTGATTTCGAGGAGCGGGTAACAGGGGAAGGAAGCGCAGTGGGAGCTCATTCCCGGAAAAGACAGCATGAAAAATTACGTCGCCCAGATGATCTTCCATGCCTATTTGGATGA
- a CDS encoding ABC transporter permease has translation MKNYVAQMIFHAYLDEVNRMQAAIIALGPQGIGEAMGTMSGLEATYVETASLNVGGETYSAFQYYAAAMLIMFLLYSGLSASISLSEEKRKKTLYRLNSMPVSTLEIFMGKIAGNSLVAFLQAAVIICGTSWFYGVDWGRHLWMLALTCLLVVIASMMLAVILTLLTKSSAAARSAVVTVIVVMTFLSGGSSRCRWRSFNGWANLR, from the coding sequence ATGAAAAATTACGTCGCCCAGATGATCTTCCATGCCTATTTGGATGAGGTCAACCGGATGCAGGCAGCGATCATCGCCTTGGGCCCGCAGGGCATTGGCGAGGCCATGGGAACGATGAGCGGGCTGGAGGCGACGTATGTTGAGACCGCCTCGTTGAATGTAGGGGGCGAGACGTATTCCGCTTTTCAATACTACGCTGCCGCGATGCTGATCATGTTCCTCCTGTACTCGGGACTGTCGGCAAGCATCAGCTTATCCGAAGAGAAGCGCAAGAAGACGCTGTACCGTTTAAATTCGATGCCCGTAAGCACACTGGAGATATTTATGGGGAAAATCGCCGGGAACAGCCTGGTCGCTTTTTTACAGGCCGCCGTCATTATTTGCGGAACGTCATGGTTCTACGGTGTGGACTGGGGCCGTCATCTGTGGATGCTGGCGCTGACCTGTCTGCTCGTAGTGATCGCCTCTATGATGCTGGCCGTGATCCTTACCTTGTTAACCAAATCATCCGCGGCTGCCCGTTCGGCCGTCGTGACAGTCATCGTCGTCATGACTTTTCTGAGCGGGGGTTCCAGCCGATGCCGATGGAGATCATTCAACGGATGGGCGAATTTACGGTGA
- a CDS encoding ABC transporter permease — MSSLTIAWNVIRRTIGTKKGLLGYILLPCVVISLVIALLGQEEMTLSQIAYVDRDQGLASAFLLEELADKPGYALKKYEDDAAMKDALLSKQAAIGFAIPAGFTEGVRSGRVPKLQVYDLATSEATFTLRINLDGLIRGMAASAGMVRTAAGEGGQDSAALADVFRETGKHRVTAIDQELRLYPKEGLSTVTGFTLLFLMSLISSSVTQIVEDRSKRTMARIYSAPVRAWEIAAGNFLGSFFVGLIQIAVVLMLSRWVLRYDAGIPLHLHFIVMAAFMLVAMGIASAAAGLIRNPQNAGMLNNLIITPTCMIGGCFWPISFMPEYMQKAANFVPQKWTIEAIELLSSGSSLKEVVTPLLILVLMAFVLLIIGSAILRPSEGQARA, encoded by the coding sequence ATGAGTAGCTTGACGATTGCCTGGAATGTCATAAGACGAACGATCGGCACCAAAAAAGGGCTGCTCGGCTACATCCTGCTGCCGTGCGTCGTTATCTCTCTCGTCATCGCCCTGCTGGGGCAGGAAGAAATGACGCTGTCGCAAATCGCGTACGTGGATCGGGATCAGGGGTTGGCCAGCGCGTTCCTGCTGGAGGAGCTGGCTGACAAGCCCGGCTATGCCTTAAAGAAATATGAGGATGATGCGGCGATGAAGGATGCGCTGCTGTCCAAACAAGCCGCAATAGGCTTTGCCATCCCGGCCGGGTTCACCGAAGGAGTCCGCTCCGGACGCGTCCCTAAGCTCCAGGTATATGATTTGGCAACAAGCGAGGCGACCTTTACCCTTAGAATCAACCTGGATGGGCTTATACGGGGGATGGCGGCTTCCGCAGGGATGGTTAGGACAGCGGCCGGCGAGGGCGGACAGGACAGCGCAGCGCTGGCCGATGTGTTCCGGGAGACGGGAAAACACCGCGTAACCGCCATCGATCAGGAACTTCGGCTCTACCCGAAGGAGGGGCTTAGCACGGTCACCGGCTTTACGCTGTTGTTCCTGATGAGCTTAATCAGCAGCTCGGTGACGCAAATTGTGGAGGACCGCAGCAAGCGGACGATGGCCCGTATATATAGCGCACCGGTCAGAGCGTGGGAGATCGCTGCGGGCAACTTCCTTGGCAGCTTCTTTGTCGGCCTGATCCAGATTGCGGTCGTATTGATGCTCAGCCGCTGGGTGCTGCGATATGATGCCGGCATCCCGCTGCATTTGCACTTTATCGTAATGGCTGCGTTTATGCTCGTAGCGATGGGCATCGCAAGTGCGGCCGCCGGATTGATTCGCAATCCGCAGAACGCCGGGATGCTGAACAATCTGATCATTACCCCGACCTGCATGATCGGGGGCTGCTTCTGGCCGATTTCCTTCATGCCGGAATATATGCAGAAGGCAGCTAATTTCGTGCCGCAGAAGTGGACGATCGAGGCCATCGAGCTGCTCTCCTCGGGAAGCAGTCTGAAGGAAGTCGTTACTCCGCTGCTCATCCTGGTGCTCATGGCGTTCGTGCTGCTGATCATCGGTTCGGCGATCCTTCGCCCCAGTGAGGGGCAGGCAAGGGCATAA
- a CDS encoding cytochrome c biogenesis protein CcdC: protein MNITIPSYMQVFVTVGAIVMAALALFIRLKASRRPVTVKKIIIPPLGMTTGFGMFIVPEFHIPILWGAVAFAVGWLFFSYPLNRSTQFELIDGEVYAKRTRGFAYILIGLLALRLVLHEVVEQYISVLQTGSVFFLLAYGMILRWRLFMLKEYRRITGQLHAG, encoded by the coding sequence ATGAATATCACCATTCCTTCTTATATGCAGGTTTTTGTAACCGTCGGAGCCATCGTTATGGCTGCACTCGCGCTGTTTATCCGGTTAAAAGCCAGCCGCAGGCCCGTAACGGTCAAGAAGATCATTATTCCGCCGCTAGGCATGACTACCGGCTTCGGGATGTTCATCGTTCCTGAATTTCATATCCCAATTCTTTGGGGCGCCGTCGCCTTTGCCGTAGGTTGGTTATTCTTCTCTTACCCGCTGAATCGCAGCACACAATTCGAACTGATCGACGGCGAGGTATACGCCAAACGTACCCGCGGCTTTGCCTATATCCTGATCGGCTTGCTTGCGCTGAGACTCGTCCTGCATGAAGTCGTAGAGCAATATATCTCCGTGCTTCAGACGGGCTCCGTATTTTTCCTGCTGGCCTACGGAATGATTCTCCGCTGGCGGCTGTTCATGCTTAAGGAATACCGCCGCATCACAGGACAGCTTCATGCGGGTTGA
- a CDS encoding Rrf2 family transcriptional regulator, producing MNSEFTVALHCLLFLHMNAHCIANSEKIAASVATHPARVRKVLSLLKKQGYVSTKEGVGGGYLLSADLNAISLGDLYRLFARGTLQPGWCSGSQESPCQVSSKMREVMDRIFAGGEDQLERYFDEIKVSRVKGLLQELRAEAGS from the coding sequence ATGAACAGCGAGTTTACAGTTGCCCTGCATTGCCTTCTTTTTTTGCATATGAATGCCCATTGCATTGCCAACAGCGAGAAAATTGCGGCGAGCGTGGCTACGCATCCTGCCCGGGTCCGCAAGGTGCTGAGCCTGCTAAAGAAGCAAGGGTATGTGTCGACAAAAGAAGGAGTGGGCGGCGGCTACTTGCTCAGCGCCGATTTGAACGCCATCAGCCTTGGCGACTTGTACCGCCTGTTCGCGAGAGGCACCCTTCAGCCAGGCTGGTGCTCGGGCAGCCAGGAATCGCCCTGCCAGGTATCCTCGAAGATGCGTGAGGTCATGGACCGGATTTTTGCCGGAGGTGAGGATCAGCTTGAGCGGTATTTTGATGAAATCAAAGTATCCCGGGTGAAGGGATTGCTTCAGGAGCTGCGGGCTGAGGCAGGTTCGTAA
- a CDS encoding lactonase family protein, protein MSIFKPEEQYFYVGGYSSGEEAGIHLCSLNTDSGELRLIHGTSDIENPSFLIVADKQHAGRQAAAYVMQKHESDTAEDSANPVSQAAEEAAGTMRLYAALECEDGKVAAYGINPQDGKLNLLETARTEGSSPCHLSLSPSGHLLVANYSSGHVNSFELDGEGSLAQMAAAVQHVGSGFRQDRQEAAHAHSVLPSKDGKYAFVSDLGLDQIVVYRVEDGKLVTHREVALPPGAGPRHFIIHPSDTFAYGINELNNTVTVFAYNPTHGILEIIQHISTLPEDFAEESYAADIHLSPDGKYVYASNRGHDSIVRFKLDASTGQLSAPEWTSVGGKWPRNFAVLDDYVLVANQFSNSITLLGRDRATGSLSPADSVLEVKEPSCIAIVPR, encoded by the coding sequence ATGAGTATCTTTAAGCCAGAGGAACAGTATTTCTATGTTGGGGGCTACTCTTCTGGAGAAGAAGCTGGGATTCATCTTTGCAGCTTAAATACGGACAGCGGAGAGCTTCGTCTAATTCACGGCACCTCAGACATCGAGAACCCGTCTTTTCTTATCGTCGCGGATAAACAACATGCAGGGCGTCAGGCGGCTGCATACGTCATGCAGAAACATGAAAGCGATACCGCGGAAGATTCGGCCAACCCTGTTAGCCAGGCAGCTGAGGAAGCGGCGGGAACAATGCGGCTATATGCCGCTTTGGAATGCGAGGACGGCAAGGTCGCTGCCTATGGCATTAATCCGCAGGACGGCAAGCTGAATCTGCTTGAAACGGCGCGTACGGAGGGTTCAAGCCCGTGTCATTTGTCGCTGTCTCCTTCCGGGCATCTGCTTGTCGCCAATTATTCCAGCGGCCATGTCAACAGCTTTGAATTGGATGGGGAGGGGAGCTTAGCCCAAATGGCGGCGGCTGTTCAGCATGTTGGCAGCGGCTTTCGCCAGGATCGCCAGGAGGCAGCTCATGCCCACAGCGTACTCCCATCCAAGGATGGCAAATATGCCTTCGTCTCCGACCTGGGTCTGGACCAGATCGTCGTGTACAGAGTGGAAGACGGCAAGCTCGTTACGCACCGTGAGGTGGCGCTGCCACCTGGAGCGGGGCCAAGGCATTTCATTATCCATCCGTCCGATACGTTCGCTTACGGTATCAATGAGCTGAACAACACAGTGACCGTGTTTGCGTATAACCCAACCCATGGTATTTTGGAAATTATTCAGCATATAAGCACTTTGCCCGAGGACTTTGCCGAAGAGAGCTATGCGGCGGACATTCATCTGTCGCCGGATGGCAAATATGTATACGCATCGAACCGTGGCCATGACAGTATCGTCCGCTTCAAGCTGGACGCTTCGACCGGACAGCTCAGCGCCCCGGAGTGGACTAGTGTTGGCGGAAAGTGGCCGCGCAACTTTGCTGTCCTGGACGACTATGTGCTCGTGGCGAACCAGTTTAGCAACAGCATCACCTTGCTCGGCCGCGACCGGGCCACCGGCAGCCTTTCGCCTGCCGACAGCGTGCTGGAGGTGAAAGAGCCTTCCTGTATCGCGATTGTTCCGCGGTAG
- a CDS encoding sulfate ABC transporter substrate-binding protein: MKKVLKQGLIAGLVLAVSLVAAACGNSGSGAKEVNLLNVSYDPTRELYTEFNKAFAAHWEKEKGEKVSIKQSHGGSGKQGRAVIDGLDADVVTLALGYDIDAIQQAGLINEGWQQKYEHNSSPYTSTIVFLVRKGNPKGIKDWDDLVTDGIEVITPNPQTSGGARWNYLAAWGYALHQNNNDEAKAQEFVKKLYEHVPVLDSGARGATTTFVERGLGDVLLAWENEAWLSVEELGPDKFDIVYPSESILAEPPVAVVDKNADKKGTREVAEAYLQYLYSEEGQTIAAENYYRPTLDSVKSKYKDAFPEIKLFTIDDEFGGWAEAQQKHFSDGGIFTQIYAPK, encoded by the coding sequence ATGAAAAAGGTGTTGAAGCAAGGGTTGATTGCAGGTCTCGTATTGGCGGTATCGCTGGTTGCCGCGGCTTGCGGAAATTCGGGAAGCGGGGCCAAAGAGGTCAACTTGCTAAACGTATCCTACGATCCGACCCGGGAGCTGTATACCGAGTTCAACAAAGCATTTGCTGCTCATTGGGAGAAGGAGAAGGGCGAGAAGGTATCGATCAAGCAGTCGCATGGCGGATCAGGCAAGCAGGGCCGGGCGGTGATCGACGGTCTTGATGCGGATGTGGTTACGTTAGCTCTTGGTTATGACATCGACGCGATCCAGCAGGCCGGATTAATCAATGAAGGCTGGCAGCAGAAATACGAGCATAACAGCTCGCCATATACGTCGACGATCGTGTTCCTCGTTCGCAAGGGCAATCCGAAAGGCATCAAGGATTGGGATGATCTGGTCACGGACGGAATCGAGGTCATTACGCCTAACCCGCAAACCTCCGGCGGAGCGCGCTGGAATTACCTTGCGGCATGGGGCTATGCCCTGCACCAGAACAACAATGACGAGGCCAAAGCTCAAGAGTTTGTAAAGAAGCTGTATGAGCATGTTCCGGTACTGGACAGCGGTGCCCGCGGAGCAACCACGACATTTGTGGAGCGCGGACTCGGGGATGTGCTGCTGGCTTGGGAGAATGAGGCTTGGCTGTCCGTAGAGGAGCTTGGCCCGGATAAGTTCGACATCGTCTACCCGTCAGAAAGTATTTTGGCTGAACCGCCTGTAGCGGTAGTTGATAAAAATGCCGATAAAAAAGGCACCCGCGAAGTGGCCGAGGCATATTTGCAGTACCTGTATTCGGAGGAAGGCCAGACGATTGCAGCGGAGAATTATTACCGTCCTACGCTGGATAGTGTAAAGAGCAAATACAAAGATGCTTTCCCCGAGATCAAGCTGTTTACAATAGATGATGAATTTGGCGGATGGGCTGAGGCACAACAGAAGCATTTTAGCGACGGCGGCATATTCACGCAAATTTATGCGCCGAAATAA
- the cysT gene encoding sulfate ABC transporter permease subunit CysT, whose translation MHSSTSKRGVLPGFGITMGYSVLYISLVVLIPLSALLLNSTGLTWEKFWDVATDSRVLASYKVSFLTAAAAGLIDTVLGLLIAWVLVRYEFPGKGLFDAMIDLPFALPTAVAGVSLTAIYSANGWIGSLFEPLGIRIAFTPIGITLALMFIGIPFVVRTVQPVLQELDAEVEEAASTLGASRFRTFRSVVLPELIPPLMTGFALAFARGIGEYGSVVFISGNMPMKTEIAPLLIMSKLEQFDYAGATAVALMLLIISFVLLLLINSLQRRVRKTAK comes from the coding sequence ATGCACAGTAGCACTTCAAAGCGCGGGGTGCTTCCCGGCTTCGGGATCACGATGGGTTACAGCGTACTATATATCAGTTTGGTCGTATTGATTCCGTTATCTGCGCTGCTGCTGAACTCTACGGGTCTAACCTGGGAGAAGTTCTGGGATGTTGCGACAGATTCGCGCGTACTTGCTTCATATAAAGTCAGCTTTCTCACCGCGGCAGCGGCTGGACTGATTGATACCGTACTCGGTCTGCTGATCGCGTGGGTGCTTGTTCGATACGAATTTCCCGGCAAAGGATTGTTCGATGCGATGATTGATCTTCCTTTTGCTCTGCCTACTGCGGTTGCTGGAGTATCGCTGACGGCGATTTATTCGGCGAACGGCTGGATCGGCTCCTTGTTTGAACCCTTGGGGATCAGAATCGCCTTTACCCCGATCGGCATCACCCTGGCGCTGATGTTCATAGGGATTCCCTTTGTCGTCAGAACCGTTCAACCGGTGCTTCAGGAGCTGGATGCCGAGGTTGAGGAGGCGGCCTCCACGTTAGGCGCCAGCCGGTTCCGTACGTTCCGCTCCGTCGTTCTGCCGGAGCTGATTCCGCCGCTGATGACAGGGTTTGCCTTGGCTTTCGCCCGGGGGATCGGGGAGTATGGCTCAGTCGTCTTCATTTCCGGCAACATGCCGATGAAGACCGAGATTGCCCCGCTGCTCATCATGTCGAAGCTGGAGCAGTTCGATTACGCGGGGGCTACAGCCGTGGCTCTCATGCTCCTGATCATTTCTTTTGTACTGCTGCTGCTCATCAACTCTTTGCAGCGTAGAGTACGCAAGACGGCAAAATAG